Proteins encoded in a region of the Halorussus sp. MSC15.2 genome:
- a CDS encoding lycopene cyclase domain-containing protein translates to MTGSLTYVEFLSAFLAVPAVGLTVAVARRTEAPRRVVAGVAALVCIAVAYTAPWDSYLVGRGVWTYGEGVVAARFARVPLGEWLFFVLQTVTTGLWYHLLAPRVDPGVPGRDAPGRADARTVGAVAWLALAALGAVLTVSATRTYYLGMILVWAGPVVAFLWAVGGPVVWRYRRLVAARSRFRRRTSGSPTGSPSARVSGRFRPTTRPGFTSRDCRSRRRFSSS, encoded by the coding sequence ATGACCGGTTCGCTCACCTACGTCGAGTTCCTGTCGGCCTTCCTCGCGGTCCCCGCGGTCGGGTTGACCGTCGCGGTCGCGCGCCGGACCGAGGCCCCGCGACGAGTGGTCGCGGGCGTGGCCGCGCTGGTCTGCATCGCGGTCGCCTACACCGCACCGTGGGACAGCTATCTCGTCGGTCGCGGCGTCTGGACCTACGGCGAGGGCGTGGTCGCGGCCCGGTTCGCCCGCGTCCCCCTCGGCGAGTGGCTGTTCTTCGTCCTCCAGACCGTCACGACCGGACTCTGGTATCACCTGCTCGCGCCCCGGGTGGACCCCGGCGTTCCCGGCCGCGACGCGCCCGGACGGGCCGACGCCCGGACCGTCGGTGCCGTCGCGTGGCTCGCACTTGCGGCGCTCGGGGCCGTTCTCACCGTGAGTGCGACCCGGACCTACTACCTCGGGATGATACTCGTCTGGGCCGGGCCGGTCGTCGCGTTCCTCTGGGCGGTCGGCGGCCCGGTCGTCTGGCGCTACCGCCGACTCGTCGCGGCGCGGTCGCGGTTCCGTCGGCGTACCTCTGGGTCGCCGACCGGTTCGCCATCGGCACGGGTCTCTGGACGATTTCGCCCGACTACTCGACCGGGATTCACGTCGC